In Thermococcus gorgonarius, the genomic window AACGGGGAAGCACGGCTACTCCGTCAACGTTGACCTAGCCTTTGACGAGGTTGACCCCGACGAGTTCGACGCGCTCGTCCTTCCCGGTGGAAGAGCGCCTGAAATAGTGAGGCTCAACGAGAAGGCCGTCTCAATAGTTAAGAAGATGTTTGAGGACGGAAAGCCCGTCGCCAGCATCTGCCACGGTCCGCAGATACTCATCTCAGCCGGCGTGCTGAAGGGTAGGAAGGGCACAAGCGTTATAACTATCCGCGACGACGTGAAGAACGCCGGCGCGGAGTGGGTCGACGCTGAGGTGGTCGTGGACGGCAACTGGGTCAGCTCCAGGCACCCTGGAGACCTCTACGCATGGATGAGGGAGTTCGTGAAACTTCTGAAATGATTGTTTTAATTTTTCACCAGCTATTTTTGGCTGAGGAGCCCTTGAGGAATGAAGAGACCACTCGACGAAATCAGGGCTCCTTCTCTACTAAAGCATAGAAAAAGCCTATCGTCCTATGCCTGTGGGGCCATGCTCTCATCGTTCCTTCAAGGAAGCCTGGATCGTAGGGCCCATTCAGAGGTATCAGCCGCGCGTTGTCATGTCTCTCAAGGAACCACTTCACAACTTCCTCGTTTTCTTCGGGAAGCATGGAACAGGTTGAATACAGCATCCTACCCCCCGGCTTCAAAAGCCGCCAGGCACTCTCGATCAGTTCTTTTTGAAGTGCAACGACCTTGGGGATATTCTTTTCCAGAAGGCGCCATCTCAGTTCTGGATTTTTTGCTATCGTTCCATCGCTTGTGCAGGGGGCGTCGAGCATTACCCTATCGGCTATACCCTCACCGAGTATCTCAGGAGCCTTCCTGCCATCGGCGGCGATTGTTTCCGCTATCTCAACGCCCGTTCTCCTCAAAATCTCATTCATCCGCTTTATCCTCGACCGATCAACGTCAAAAGCGTATATCCTGCCCTCATTGTTCATCAACTCGGCCATGTGAGCCGTTTTTCCACCAGGTGCGGCGGCCAGATCTACAACTGTTTCTCCAGGTCTAGGAGAGAGAACAAGCGAAGCAACTGCCGCTGCTTCCTCCTGCGCTATGACCCAGCCCCTGTTGAAGAGCCATTCGGGGTTGAAGGGGGTGAGGATTCTGATGACGGTATCAACCCTCTCACTCCTCTCAAAGCGGACGTTCTTCTTCCTCAAGTATTCCTCCACATCATCAACGTCTGCCTTAAGCCGGTTCACTCTAATACTCATCGGCAGGGTTTCGTTCAACGCTCTCAACAGCTCTTCCGTTTCATCTCCCATGATAGAGCGCATTTTTTTGATGAACCACTCCGGGAAGAGGTACTCCCACTTGAGCCTCTTTTCCTCCGAA contains:
- a CDS encoding RsmB/NOP family class I SAM-dependent RNA methyltransferase, which encodes MGKLKLSDRQLYALVEAVKLGEVVKPSQQAKRKAFAKYKIEGWENSKLTGIFYSIQRRLGLIDEIIEELVGVSPLILDPWLRAALRVAIEVAVFRDPSERTVQHLKGLAQFLSRTTHPYVGYYYYDLLPRVLEYVPVIDSEEKRLKWEYLFPEWFIKKMRSIMGDETEELLRALNETLPMSIRVNRLKADVDDVEEYLRKKNVRFERSERVDTVIRILTPFNPEWLFNRGWVIAQEEAAAVASLVLSPRPGETVVDLAAAPGGKTAHMAELMNNEGRIYAFDVDRSRIKRMNEILRRTGVEIAETIAADGRKAPEILGEGIADRVMLDAPCTSDGTIAKNPELRWRLLEKNIPKVVALQKELIESAWRLLKPGGRMLYSTCSMLPEENEEVVKWFLERHDNARLIPLNGPYDPGFLEGTMRAWPHRHRTIGFFYALVEKEP
- the pfpI gene encoding deglycase PfpI, which codes for MKVLFLSADGFEDLELIYPLHRIKEEGHEVYVASFQRGKITGKHGYSVNVDLAFDEVDPDEFDALVLPGGRAPEIVRLNEKAVSIVKKMFEDGKPVASICHGPQILISAGVLKGRKGTSVITIRDDVKNAGAEWVDAEVVVDGNWVSSRHPGDLYAWMREFVKLLK